GTTTCGATGGTGTTGACGAATCCGTGGATCTCGGTCAAACAGCCCCTCTTCCACGGCATCGCGACCTCGAAACACAGATCCGCTCGCCGCCCGGAGAACGAGACGACATCGGTATACGGCGCGTAACATCCGTGGGACCGGACGTAGTCGGCCAACCCGCCGGGACAGCGGAAGATCTGTGGCCGATGGGGCAGCAGCGCGGGATGTGAATCGCTGATCTGGGTGCCGGATACCTCGTTGTTCACGTCAACACCGGCGTCGTCCTCGGGGTAGTCATCCTGCCACAGATCCTCGAAACGCTCATCGACCCCGGTGCTGTTCACCCCGGGGTAGAACGCAGCAAGCAACTGCATTCGCCGGATCACCTTCTCGTACTTGTGGGGCTGGCGACTCCGAGGCGGAATGCGGCGCAGTACCGAGTTCCCGACCCGGACCTCGACCTTCCCACCGTCGTACAGGGTGATGATCACCGGGGAGTCGGTCGCGCTGGCGATGGCCTGCTCGACGGCTCCCCATATTCAGGGGTCGAGCAGAGTGCGATCGTCATCGTTGGATGAGAGAGCGGCATAAGACCGATCCGGGTCGGTGGCGACGCACTGATGCGCACCACCCATCCACGGAAACATCGCGACCTCACCGCAGTTGCCGCCAGACCGGCGAACTCAAAGCAAAGGGTTCGCTGACATATAATACCAGTTCACAGTGTAAGACTGGGATACTGCAGCAAACTTGTCGGCCTATTGGCTGTGGTGTGGCTCCAATCCGCGTGTGATACGAGTCTCCATTGCCGGCAAACGTCGTGTAGCTTTCAAACGCACAGCGACGCGGGGGATTGCTGCCAGGGAGTTCAGGGTGCAAGCAACGCCATTCGGGCACTATCGGCTGGAGAAGCTGATCGGCCGAGGGGGGATGGGTGAGGTCTACCGGGCCTACGACACCCGAACCGACCGCGTCGTCGCGCTGAAGGTGCTGCCGCCCCATCTGGCCTCCGACGAGACGTTTCAGTTGCGGTTCCGGCGCGAATCGCAGGCCGCCGCGGGACTCAACGACCCCCACGTGGTGCCGATCCACGGCTTCGGCGAGATCGACGGCCGGCTGTATCTGGACATGCGGCTGATCGAGGGCCGCAATCTCGGCACGATCCTGGGCGACACCCGCAAGCCGCTCGATCCCGCGTTCGCGGTGTCGATCGTCGAACAGGTCGCGATGGCGCTGGACTCCGCCCACGCCGCCGGTCTGATCCACCGTGACATCAAGCCGTCGAACATCCTCATCACCGACCACGATTTCGTGTATCTGATCGATTTCGGGCTGGCCCGCAGCGCGGGGGAGAAGGGGCTGACGACGGCGGGCAGCACGCTGGGCACCCTCGCGTACATGGCGCCCGAGCGGTTCGAGGGCAAACCGCTGGACGGCACCGCCGACATCTACGCGCTGGCCTGCGTGCTCTACGAGTGCCTGACCGGGGAGCGGCCGTACGCGGCCGACAGCCTCGAACAGCAGATCGCCGGGCACATGACCCAGCCGATCCCGCGGCCGTCGGCGAGCGACCCGAAGCTGGCGCCGTTCGACGCGGTAATCGCCAAGGGGATGGCCAAGAACCCGGCGAAGCGGTACCAGTCGGCCGGGGAACTGGCGGCGGCGGCGCGGCGGGCGCTGCAGGCCCCGGTGCGTACATCGGGCAGCGGCCGGCATTCGGCTCGCCGCACGGCGCCGGCGCGGCGCTCGATCTCCGGCCGGTTGGTGGGGGTATCGGCGGCGGTGGTGCTGGTCGCGGTGGCGGGCGCGATCGCGGTGTGGCAGTGGCGCGGCGGGGTGGACCGGGAGACCAGGCCGGCCGGTTTCGTCGAGTCCACGGCGTCGACCGGTGGGCAGGCGGTGCCCGGGGCGGTTCCCGAGATCGCCGCGATGGTCCCCGAGAACATCAGGGCCACCGGGAAACTGATCGTCGGCGTCCATGTTCCCTACCCGCCCAACGAGTTCAAGGACGCCAACGGCGAGATCGTCGGATTCGACGTCGATCTGATGAACGCGATCGCGCGGACCCTCGGCCTGGTGCCGGAATACCGGGAGACCGCGTTCGAGGCGATCATCCCCTCGCTGCGGGCCGGTGACTTCGATATCGGAATGTCGTCGTTCACCGACACCAAGGAACGCGAGGACCTCGTCGACTTCGTGAACTACCTCGAGGCCGGCACGCTGTGGGCCAGGCGGGTGGGATCGACGGTCGAGCCCGACGACGCCTGCGGTCTGCGGGTCGGGGTGCAGTACGCGGCGATCCAGGAGTTCGAGGAGATCCCGCGGCGCAGCGAGGCCTGTGTCGCCGCCGGGCAGGAACCGATCGAGAAGGTCGTCTACGTCAGCCAGGACGATCTGACCGCGGCGCTGATCGCCGGCGAGGTCGACGCCATGTCCGCCGACTCCCCGGTGACCGGATTCGCGATCAAGACCTCGGGCGGGGCGCTGGAGGCGGCCGGTGACGTCTTCGACACCGCACCGTACGGCTGGCCGGTGGACAAGGGATCGGGGCTGGCCGACGCCCTGGCCGCGGCGCTGCGACACCTGATGTCGACCGGGGAGTACCGCACCATCGCCACCATGTGGGGGGTGGATCGGGGCATGATCGACGAGCCGACGATCAACGGCGCGGTTCGGTAGCCGGCGCGGCCGACGCGATCCCCAACCCGCCCCATTGCTGCGCGGTCGCCGGCCGCCGCCCGGGGATACTGATCGAGATGGCACCCACCCCCGACGCTCGGCCGAACCGTACCTCCCGACCCGCGCTGCGGACAGCGCTGGTGGCCGTTCTGGGCGTCTGCCTGGTTCTCGGTGGCGTGGTGGTCGGTTTCGCGATCAGCTCCCGGTCCGCCCCGGCGCCGACCGCCGCCCAGCCCGGCGCCGTACCGGAGCTGTCCGCACCACCGCCTCCGCCGGAAGAGGTGCCGTCGGCGGTTCCGGAAACACCGCCCGAGACGACGACGTTCGCCGAGGAGTTCCGCTCCCTCACCGCGGACCTCGACGTGCGGGCGGGTCTTGTCGCCCGCGCGGTCGGCGGCACCGAGACGCTGACCGCCGGCGACTGGACCGTCGGGCCCGCGTGGTCCACCATCAAGGTCCCGTTGAGCATCGCCGCGTTGCGGGAGAACCCGGAGGTCACCGACGCGATTCGGGCTGCGATCACCCGATCCGACAACGCCGCTGCCGAGCAGATCTGGCAGGGACTCGGTGACCCGGTGACCGCCGCGCAGAAGGTCGACGCGGTGTTGCGCGAGGCGGGTGACCCCACGGTGGTGCAGTCACAACGGGTCCGTCCGGAGTTCACCGCATTCGGACAGACCCAGTGGTCGCTGGACCATCAGGCCACGTTCCTGGCGTCGGCGGCGTGCGATCCACGCGATCAGCCGGTCCTCGAACTCATGGGGCAGATCGAGCCGAGTCAGCACTGGGGCCTCGGGCAGCTGCCGGGGGCACGGTTCAAGGGTGGCTGGGGACCGTCACCCGAGGGCGCGTATCTGGTGCGCCAGTACGGGGTGATCGGCGACGGATCGACCGTGGTGGCGATCGCTGTCGAGCCCGCCTCCGGATCGTTCGACGACGGCGTGCAGGCGCTGACGCGAATCGCGCAGTGGCTCGACGAGCGTCTCGCCGAGCTGCCGTCCGGTCGGTGCCCGGCTCAGTAGAGGTAGACCACGGCGCGTCGGCCGCCGGTGCAGCGGATGAACGCCTCCCCCGGGTGACCGGCGCACATCATGATGAAATTGCTTCCGTCACAACCGTGTTCGGTGGTGGGCACCGACCGGCAGTCGACCGCTCCGGGTGCGGTGATCTTCCGGGGCTCCCGGCTCGCGTCGCCGTGCTGGTTCCAGTAGGCCTGCAGCACGTTGCGCGTGAAATGACACGATGTCTCCGCAGAACCGCGCCGAGCGCGCGTCCCCGGCCCGGATCGGTTGATCAGCGAGAAGTCGTCGCGGCACACCGCCCCGTTCGCGTCCGGTCCCGGTATCGGCGGTGGCGGCGGCGCCCCGACCCCGAGCGGTACCTCGGAGGGCGTCACGGTGCGCGGTGACGTCGACCGCGGATTCGACGAAACCGGTTGCTGCGCCGTCCGGAAGGACGTGCTGGGTGTCGATGCGGTCGACGCCGGACTCGGGTCGCGGCTCGCCACCACGCCGATCACCACACCGACCCCGGCCAGCAGCAGCGCGGCGGTGACACCGACGATCGTCGGTACCAGCCACGCCGGGGCACCCTGCGGCGCTGCGGGCCGGGAGTGGTCCGCAGCCGCCGGTGGCGAGTTGCGCGGGACGCGCGGGGCGGCGGCCGTGACCGCGTGTGCGGACAACGCCTGGCGCGCCGCCTGTGCCAGCGCACCGCAGCTCGGATAGCGGTGACGCGGATCCTTGGCCATGCCGCGGGCTATCACCTCGTCGAACGCGGCGGGAACCCGCGGATTGACCACACTGGGCCGCGGCGGCTCCGCCATCAGATGCGCCGACATCGTCCGCTCCAGGCTGTTGGCCGGAAACGGAATCGAACCGGTGAGGCATTCGTAGAGCACGCAGGCGAGCGCATAGACGTCCACGGCCGGGGTGGTGGGTTCGTCGCGGAACCGCTCCGGCGCCATGTAGTTCCAGGTCCCGATCTGCATGCCGGTCATGGTCAGGCCGGTCTCGCCGGCGGCCTGCGCGATGCCGAAATCCACCAGGTACGGGAAGTCCGACGGGGTGACGAGGATGTTCTGCGGTTTGACGTCGCGGTGGATGAGACCCGCGGCGTGTGCGGCGTCCAGCGCGGCGGCGACACCCTCGATGATCTGAACCGCCCGGGCGGGCGCAAGCGGTCCGGTCCGCAGCAGGTCGTGCAGGGTCCGGCCGTCCACCAGGCGCATGTCGATGTACGGGTGCCCGTCGATCTCGCCCCAGTCGTGAATCGGGATGACATGCGGTTCCTGCAGCACCGCGGCCGCCCGTGACTCCCGCTCGAACCGGGTGCGGAACCGCTCGTCGCGCCAGAACCGGTCGGACAGGATCTTCAGCGCGACCGTGCGGCCCTTCCTGGTGTCCTCGGCCCGGTAGACGTCGCCCATGCCGCCGCGCCCCAGCACGGCAGTGATCCGGTAGTTGCCGAACATCCGGCCGACCCGCTCATCACCCGATGCCACTTTCCCCTCCCTCGCCAGGCAGTATCCGCCGTGGGCACGACGTCCACGAGGCGAACGGGCGAGAAATCGGCGAACTCACAGCGTGCGGGTTTCGCATATCCTCACGTCTACGCACAGTGGACGTGCAAACGTATCGCAGGAGACGTTGGGCACGCGTCGACGAGGAGATGGACTCGAGTGAGCCGGCAGCAGCTGGAGCGCCGATGACGCGATGGGGGGCGGCGGCCCGGTCGCTCATCGCGGCCGCATCCACGATCGCGCTGGTCGGCGGCTGCGGTCCGGCGTCGTCGACGGTGGTCGAGGGGCGCGCGGCGTCGATGTTGTTCAACCCCGAGCGGGTGGGCGGGCTGCCGGTCTCGGACGGGCCCAGCGGTATCCGACCGGACGCCCCGGCGCCGGTGACGCAGCCGGAGAACGGCGACGGCAGCGAAATGGACCGGCTGGCGGCGCTGGCCGTCGACGACATCGAGGAGTTCTGGGAGGAGAACTACTCCCGGTACCTGCCCGGCAGGTTCGAGCCGGTGAAACGGGTGGTGTCCTACGACTCGACCGTTCGGCGCGGCCCGAGGATCTGCGGCAGCGACTTGTACGAGCTGGCCAACGCGTTCTACTGCTTGCTCGACGACGTCATCGCCTGGGACCGGGGGCTGCTGGTCCCGGTGGCCGTCGAGCACTTCGGCGAGATGGGCGTGGTGGGGGTCCTCGCCCACGAGTACGGCCACGCGCTGCAGTTCAAGTCGGGACTGGTCGACAAGAGCACCAAGGTTCTGGTCCGCGAGCAGCAGGCCGACTGCTTCGCCGGGGTGTACCTGCACTGGGTCGCGGCCGGCAATTCGAAGCGGTTCACGCTGAGCACCGGCGACGGCCTCAACCGGGTGCTCGGCGGGGTGATCTATCTGCGCGACCCGCTCATGGTGGGCGGCGCGCTCGCCGACGCCCACGGCTCGGCGCTGGACCGGATCAGCGCCTTCCAGATGGGCTTCGCCGGTGGTGCCGACCAGTGCGCCGCCATCGACATGGAGGAGATCGAGAAGCGCCAGGGCGATCTGCCGCAGCAACTCGGCTGGGACGCGATCTTCGACGAGCCGGTGCTCGACAGCCCGATCGACGAGTCGACGCTGTCGCAGCTGATGGATGTGCTCGACGACATCTACCGGCCGCAGGAGCCGCCGACGCTGTCCACCTCACCCGGATCGTGCACCCGGGCCGATCCCGATGCCCCGGCGGTGTACTGCCCGGACACCAACACGATTCACGTCGACATGGCGTCGCTGCAGATGCTCGGGGAGCCGAAGAACGAGGACAAGGACCGGGTCCTGGTCCAGGGGGACAACACCGCGCTGTCGATCGTCATCTCACGCTACGCGCTGGCGGTGCAGCGTGAACACGGCGCGAAACTGGACGACGCGGTCGCTGCGTTGCGCACCGCATGCCTGACCGGGGTGGCGCAGGGAAGGATGACCGACGAGAACGGAATCGACTTCGTGTTGTCGCCGGGTGACGCCGATGAGGCGGTGGCGGGGTTGCTGACCAACGGGCTGGTGGCCAGCGACGTCAACAATGTGCCGGCCCCGGCCGGGTTCACCCGGATCCTGGCGTACCGGTTGGGTCTGTCCAGCGAGGTGGACGAATGCTTCCAGCGGTTCACCTGAGATGAACACTCCGCAGCCGCCGGGATCCGACGAGCCGACCAGGGAGACGTCGGCTCGACCGTGGTGGGCGCGCCCCGGTGGGGCGCCGCTGAAGGGTGTGCCCGCGACACCCGCGACACCGCCGAAACCCGGTCCGCCGCCGCAGGCCCAACCGCAGCCGGGAACGCCTGGGCACCAGCCGGTTTCGCCGTATCGGCAGCCCCACCGGCCGCCGCAACCGCCCCAGCGCGCGCCACAGCAGGCTCAGCGGCCGGCGCCGCCGCGGCGGGCCCCGCAGCCCCCGTACCAGCCGCCGACCTGGCAGGCTTCGCCGCCGACGAAGCAGGCGCCGCAACCGCACTGGGATCGGCCGCGCCCGCACGGGCCGTCCCGGCCGCCGTCTCGATCCCCCTACCAGACCCGGCACCCGGCGCCGCAGCAGCGGCCCGGCCGACCCGCGGCCACCGGATCGCCGAAACCCGATAAGCAGAAGCTGTATCTCGCGATCGGCGGCGCTGTCGCGGCGGCGGCGGTCCTGGTGCTGGTCATCGTGCTGGTCGCATCGGGTGCCATCGGTGGGGGCGCGGACCGGGTGCTCGACGTGAGCGCGGCCGAACGCGGTGTCGCCGAGATCCTCAGTGACCCGATCAACGGCTACGGCGCCAACGACGTCACCGACGTCGAGTGCAACGACGGCCGC
The window above is part of the Mycolicibacterium hassiacum DSM 44199 genome. Proteins encoded here:
- a CDS encoding serine hydrolase — protein: MAPTPDARPNRTSRPALRTALVAVLGVCLVLGGVVVGFAISSRSAPAPTAAQPGAVPELSAPPPPPEEVPSAVPETPPETTTFAEEFRSLTADLDVRAGLVARAVGGTETLTAGDWTVGPAWSTIKVPLSIAALRENPEVTDAIRAAITRSDNAAAEQIWQGLGDPVTAAQKVDAVLREAGDPTVVQSQRVRPEFTAFGQTQWSLDHQATFLASAACDPRDQPVLELMGQIEPSQHWGLGQLPGARFKGGWGPSPEGAYLVRQYGVIGDGSTVVAIAVEPASGSFDDGVQALTRIAQWLDERLAELPSGRCPAQ
- a CDS encoding neutral zinc metallopeptidase, whose amino-acid sequence is MTRWGAAARSLIAAASTIALVGGCGPASSTVVEGRAASMLFNPERVGGLPVSDGPSGIRPDAPAPVTQPENGDGSEMDRLAALAVDDIEEFWEENYSRYLPGRFEPVKRVVSYDSTVRRGPRICGSDLYELANAFYCLLDDVIAWDRGLLVPVAVEHFGEMGVVGVLAHEYGHALQFKSGLVDKSTKVLVREQQADCFAGVYLHWVAAGNSKRFTLSTGDGLNRVLGGVIYLRDPLMVGGALADAHGSALDRISAFQMGFAGGADQCAAIDMEEIEKRQGDLPQQLGWDAIFDEPVLDSPIDESTLSQLMDVLDDIYRPQEPPTLSTSPGSCTRADPDAPAVYCPDTNTIHVDMASLQMLGEPKNEDKDRVLVQGDNTALSIVISRYALAVQREHGAKLDDAVAALRTACLTGVAQGRMTDENGIDFVLSPGDADEAVAGLLTNGLVASDVNNVPAPAGFTRILAYRLGLSSEVDECFQRFT
- a CDS encoding TopoII/MutL transducer domain-containing protein; the encoded protein is MIITLYDGGKVEVRVGNSVLRRIPPRSRQPHKYEKVIRRMQLLAAFYPGVNSTGVDERFEDLWQDDYPEDDAGVDVNNEVSGTQISDSHPALLPHRPQIFRCPGGLADYVRSHGCYAPYTDVVSFSGRRADLCFEVAMPWKRGCLTEIHGFVNTIETVYGGTHQAAFEQALVRIVDEYVAQEFPPGTVPYLYRDEICTGLIVVLHVTMNRPWMHDRRLLNPKNVAIRHPVVRARDPPLVGRQSRRHERRCESGALRG
- a CDS encoding serine/threonine-protein kinase, whose amino-acid sequence is MFGNYRITAVLGRGGMGDVYRAEDTRKGRTVALKILSDRFWRDERFRTRFERESRAAAVLQEPHVIPIHDWGEIDGHPYIDMRLVDGRTLHDLLRTGPLAPARAVQIIEGVAAALDAAHAAGLIHRDVKPQNILVTPSDFPYLVDFGIAQAAGETGLTMTGMQIGTWNYMAPERFRDEPTTPAVDVYALACVLYECLTGSIPFPANSLERTMSAHLMAEPPRPSVVNPRVPAAFDEVIARGMAKDPRHRYPSCGALAQAARQALSAHAVTAAAPRVPRNSPPAAADHSRPAAPQGAPAWLVPTIVGVTAALLLAGVGVVIGVVASRDPSPASTASTPSTSFRTAQQPVSSNPRSTSPRTVTPSEVPLGVGAPPPPPIPGPDANGAVCRDDFSLINRSGPGTRARRGSAETSCHFTRNVLQAYWNQHGDASREPRKITAPGAVDCRSVPTTEHGCDGSNFIMMCAGHPGEAFIRCTGGRRAVVYLY
- a CDS encoding DUF4333 domain-containing protein, which encodes MNTPQPPGSDEPTRETSARPWWARPGGAPLKGVPATPATPPKPGPPPQAQPQPGTPGHQPVSPYRQPHRPPQPPQRAPQQAQRPAPPRRAPQPPYQPPTWQASPPTKQAPQPHWDRPRPHGPSRPPSRSPYQTRHPAPQQRPGRPAATGSPKPDKQKLYLAIGGAVAAAAVLVLVIVLVASGAIGGGADRVLDVSAAERGVAEILSDPINGYGANDVTDVECNDGRNPEVVPGEGFTCRVTLNGAERHVQVVFRDKDGTYEVDGPR
- the stpK7 gene encoding serine/threonine protein kinase StpK7 — translated: MQATPFGHYRLEKLIGRGGMGEVYRAYDTRTDRVVALKVLPPHLASDETFQLRFRRESQAAAGLNDPHVVPIHGFGEIDGRLYLDMRLIEGRNLGTILGDTRKPLDPAFAVSIVEQVAMALDSAHAAGLIHRDIKPSNILITDHDFVYLIDFGLARSAGEKGLTTAGSTLGTLAYMAPERFEGKPLDGTADIYALACVLYECLTGERPYAADSLEQQIAGHMTQPIPRPSASDPKLAPFDAVIAKGMAKNPAKRYQSAGELAAAARRALQAPVRTSGSGRHSARRTAPARRSISGRLVGVSAAVVLVAVAGAIAVWQWRGGVDRETRPAGFVESTASTGGQAVPGAVPEIAAMVPENIRATGKLIVGVHVPYPPNEFKDANGEIVGFDVDLMNAIARTLGLVPEYRETAFEAIIPSLRAGDFDIGMSSFTDTKEREDLVDFVNYLEAGTLWARRVGSTVEPDDACGLRVGVQYAAIQEFEEIPRRSEACVAAGQEPIEKVVYVSQDDLTAALIAGEVDAMSADSPVTGFAIKTSGGALEAAGDVFDTAPYGWPVDKGSGLADALAAALRHLMSTGEYRTIATMWGVDRGMIDEPTINGAVR